The Bacteroidota bacterium genome includes a region encoding these proteins:
- a CDS encoding class I SAM-dependent methyltransferase produces MTFISKIFAAKSQSIPTDNFIKRLRCSVIGEGMLNEGNIYLLDYIMKNLPNEGAILEIGSYGGLSTNLICYLLRKYKKENTFFSCDAWVYEGYEDTIKAILETIDGRDDIKRVDYMNYIKQSFINATLLLSKENLPYSIHSTSNTFFKNWALGQTAKDVFGRDIKLGGKIAFAYIDGDHSETAAYADFENVDKILLPKGFILLDDSADAYNFGSSKMMKTIKKNNKYKVVMTNPNYLLQKIS; encoded by the coding sequence ATGACCTTTATCTCAAAGATATTTGCTGCCAAATCCCAAAGTATCCCTACAGACAATTTCATAAAGCGGTTACGATGTTCGGTAATTGGAGAAGGAATGCTGAACGAAGGAAATATCTATTTGCTTGATTATATAATGAAGAACCTTCCAAATGAAGGGGCAATTTTAGAAATTGGATCTTATGGTGGATTGTCTACAAATTTAATTTGCTATTTACTAAGAAAATACAAAAAAGAAAATACTTTTTTTTCTTGTGATGCATGGGTTTACGAGGGTTATGAAGATACAATCAAAGCAATACTGGAAACTATTGATGGAAGAGATGACATTAAAAGAGTTGATTATATGAATTATATTAAACAGTCTTTCATAAATGCTACACTTTTATTAAGTAAAGAGAACCTTCCATATTCAATACATTCAACATCAAATACTTTTTTCAAAAATTGGGCTTTAGGCCAAACAGCTAAAGATGTATTTGGAAGAGATATTAAACTAGGAGGTAAAATTGCATTTGCTTATATCGATGGCGACCACTCTGAAACCGCAGCTTATGCGGACTTTGAAAACGTTGACAAAATACTTCTTCCAAAAGGATTTATATTACTTGATGATTCTGCAGATGCATATAATTTTGGAAGTTCGAAAATGATGAAAACGATAAAAAAGAATAATAAATATAAGGTTGTAATGACAAATCCAAACTACCTTCTACAAAAAATAAGCTAA
- a CDS encoding O-antigen ligase family protein, with amino-acid sequence MLNFFKRISFKWYLSLSCFLLLLLGIYSYYTSNYLYTYTIFFVGFIFLIFSQFVANKGQLYKLLFFIIPLSVGITLVGDSQMQLPTEPIIGIFTLILLFNLFSLKNDLKILIQNPITILLFAEVIWMLICSITSELISVSLKYTFIRFCYVSAFFTLGFLWLKKEQKPYLLYFIYAVGLILPIINGLIFHAQFGFSQKTAYVMPKPFYNDHTEYGACIAFILPALLAFNFNRSKYSEGKFFKVFTPLILFLLFVAEYLSFSRASWLSLAVALVFYILLQLRISGKQFLALLFTSAIVVLFNYDTIVTNLEDNKAISNKEDLEQQVKSITNVTSDVSNKERVNRWNCAIRMGNNKPVFGYGPRTYKFFYGDFQAKEDMNYTSTYTGNKGNAHSDYLSYFAETGYIGFAIHLLLYIVILYQGINTINICKDSKNKSIATVALLGLTTYFVHGIFNGFMDEEKMASLVFISMAILVYVKHIENDTKQDEKTL; translated from the coding sequence GTGTTGAATTTTTTTAAGCGTATATCATTTAAGTGGTACTTATCACTTTCCTGCTTCTTATTATTGCTACTTGGCATATATAGCTATTATACATCAAATTATTTATACACGTACACTATATTTTTTGTAGGATTTATTTTTTTAATTTTTTCTCAGTTTGTAGCTAATAAAGGTCAACTGTATAAGCTTTTATTTTTTATTATCCCATTATCTGTTGGAATTACATTGGTAGGCGACTCTCAAATGCAACTTCCAACAGAGCCTATAATTGGCATATTTACGCTCATTCTTCTTTTCAATTTATTTTCTTTAAAGAATGACTTGAAAATTCTAATTCAGAACCCAATTACAATACTACTTTTTGCAGAAGTAATTTGGATGCTGATATGCTCTATAACAAGTGAGTTAATCTCCGTTTCTTTAAAATATACGTTTATCCGTTTCTGCTATGTAAGCGCCTTTTTTACATTGGGTTTTTTATGGCTAAAGAAGGAGCAAAAACCATATCTACTTTACTTTATTTATGCTGTAGGTTTGATATTGCCTATAATTAATGGATTAATTTTCCATGCTCAATTTGGGTTTTCTCAAAAGACGGCTTATGTAATGCCTAAACCTTTTTACAACGACCACACAGAATACGGTGCTTGCATCGCTTTTATACTTCCTGCATTACTCGCTTTTAATTTTAATAGAAGTAAGTATTCAGAAGGTAAATTTTTTAAAGTTTTCACGCCCTTAATTTTATTTCTATTGTTTGTTGCGGAGTATCTATCATTCTCTAGAGCTTCTTGGTTAAGTCTAGCAGTAGCATTGGTATTTTATATATTGCTACAACTAAGAATATCAGGCAAGCAATTTTTGGCGCTACTATTTACTTCTGCAATAGTGGTTCTATTTAACTACGATACAATTGTTACAAACTTAGAAGACAACAAAGCAATTAGTAATAAAGAAGATTTAGAACAACAAGTAAAATCAATTACAAATGTTACTTCCGATGTAAGCAATAAAGAAAGAGTAAACAGATGGAATTGCGCAATTAGAATGGGAAATAACAAACCCGTATTTGGATATGGCCCCAGAACATACAAGTTTTTTTATGGCGATTTTCAAGCCAAAGAAGACATGAATTACACCAGCACTTATACCGGAAATAAAGGCAATGCACATTCTGATTACCTTTCCTACTTCGCAGAAACTGGGTACATAGGATTCGCAATTCACCTCTTGCTATATATCGTAATCTTGTATCAAGGAATAAATACAATTAATATATGCAAGGACAGTAAAAATAAATCTATTGCAACTGTTGCTTTATTAGGGCTTACAACTTATTTCGTTCATGGCATTTTCAACGGATTTATGGATGAAGAAAAAATGGCCTCCCTTGTATTTATAAGTATGGCAATATTAGTATATGTAAAGCATATAGAAAACGATACTAAACAAGATGAAAAAACACTCTGA
- a CDS encoding B12-binding domain-containing radical SAM protein has translation MSTILITHSYFLEFDPKQLKLGQPYPPLATLYAASVVRNLGYQVEFFDTMFEKSALQIEAVIKKNCPDYLIICDDGFNYLTKMCLTNMRDAAFEMAKIGKRYGCKVIISSSDSTDHSNEYLDNSVDYIIVGEVEQTLQELLTALELNNSTESIPGLIFTANNKRITTSKRDVLKQLDSLPTPAWDLVDMEMYKSVWLKKHNYFSLNYATTRGCPFKCNWCAKPIYGNRYNCHSPLRVVTDLKYLVDNFGASHFWFSDDIFGLKPGWVKEFADLIEKFNVKIKFKIQSRVDLLLEENTIKLLAKAGCDIVWVGAESGSQKILDAMDKGTTVEQIYNATKLMKLHGIKPAFFLQFGYLGETKDDIKLTIKMLDDLLPFDIGASVSYPLPGTKFYEMVKSDLYAKSNWTDSDELLLMFKNTYSPSFYKQLHRFIHKNYRKRQAIQSIQAAIANPLKTDRDNIYKAFSYLYYLPTSFLEKIKLRLIK, from the coding sequence ATGAGCACGATTTTAATTACACATTCTTATTTTTTGGAGTTTGATCCTAAGCAACTAAAGTTGGGGCAACCTTACCCTCCTTTAGCTACCTTGTATGCAGCATCTGTTGTAAGAAATTTAGGATATCAGGTTGAGTTTTTTGATACTATGTTTGAAAAATCTGCATTGCAAATAGAAGCAGTAATCAAAAAAAATTGCCCCGATTATTTAATTATATGCGATGATGGGTTTAACTATCTAACCAAAATGTGTCTTACCAATATGCGTGATGCCGCCTTTGAAATGGCAAAAATTGGTAAACGTTATGGTTGTAAGGTAATAATTTCAAGCTCAGATTCAACAGATCATTCAAATGAGTATTTAGATAATTCTGTCGATTATATAATAGTAGGAGAAGTAGAGCAAACATTGCAGGAGCTTCTTACTGCGTTAGAATTAAACAATAGTACCGAATCAATTCCCGGATTAATTTTTACTGCAAATAATAAACGTATTACAACTTCCAAAAGAGATGTTTTAAAGCAACTAGATAGTTTGCCAACTCCTGCATGGGATTTGGTTGATATGGAAATGTATAAATCCGTATGGTTAAAGAAGCACAACTACTTTTCTTTAAACTATGCCACTACACGTGGGTGTCCGTTTAAATGCAACTGGTGTGCAAAACCAATTTATGGGAACAGATACAATTGTCATTCTCCGTTAAGAGTTGTTACAGATTTAAAGTATCTGGTAGATAATTTTGGAGCTTCTCATTTTTGGTTTAGCGATGATATTTTTGGATTAAAACCGGGGTGGGTAAAAGAGTTTGCTGACTTGATTGAAAAATTCAACGTGAAAATTAAATTCAAAATTCAATCTCGTGTCGATTTGCTTTTAGAAGAAAATACTATAAAGTTGCTGGCAAAGGCTGGTTGCGATATAGTTTGGGTAGGAGCGGAGTCCGGTTCTCAAAAAATACTAGATGCCATGGATAAAGGAACAACCGTAGAGCAGATATATAATGCCACAAAATTGATGAAGTTACATGGCATTAAGCCCGCATTTTTTTTACAATTTGGATATTTAGGCGAAACGAAGGATGATATAAAGTTGACAATAAAAATGTTGGATGACTTGTTACCATTCGATATTGGAGCATCTGTTTCTTATCCATTGCCAGGCACAAAATTTTATGAAATGGTAAAGTCCGATTTGTATGCGAAATCAAATTGGACAGATTCCGATGAGCTGTTATTAATGTTTAAAAACACCTATAGTCCTTCGTTTTATAAGCAGCTTCATAGGTTTATTCATAAAAATTATAGAAAGCGACAAGCCATACAAAGTATTCAAGCAGCTATAGCAAATCCACTTAAAACTGATAGAGATAACATATACAAGGCATTTTCATATTTGTATTATCTTCCTACATCTTTTCTCGAAAAGATTAAACTAAGACTAATTAAGTAA
- a CDS encoding methyltransferase domain-containing protein: protein MKNVEQAFDLYATNYDEEFTSSFVGKAQRNVVYHNLNSTLDKENAVLEVNCGTGEDALWLSPKVNSVIATDISASMINTAKIKLQKTQLDNVKLEISSYADLSKKFLPNSFDVVFSNFGGLNCIDEHEFMQAIDAMTKLLKPKGKLVFVIMGRFCLVESLYFLFKLNLKKIFRRLSRSGISTTINDITFNTYYYSPKKIKQLTGASFKMLRLRGVGILLPPSYLSNKFSSKLTNIIYGVDLFLSRFSWSAYISDHYYIELEKTK, encoded by the coding sequence ATGAAAAATGTAGAGCAGGCTTTTGATTTGTATGCTACTAATTATGACGAAGAGTTTACCTCTTCTTTTGTTGGTAAGGCTCAGAGAAATGTTGTTTATCATAATTTAAATTCAACGTTAGATAAAGAAAATGCAGTTTTAGAGGTTAATTGTGGAACAGGAGAAGATGCGTTATGGCTCTCGCCTAAAGTTAATTCAGTTATTGCAACCGATATTTCTGCTTCTATGATTAATACTGCAAAAATCAAGTTGCAAAAAACTCAGCTTGATAATGTGAAGTTGGAAATTTCTAGCTATGCTGATTTGTCAAAAAAATTTCTCCCCAATTCTTTTGATGTTGTATTTTCAAATTTTGGAGGATTAAATTGCATAGATGAACATGAGTTTATGCAAGCTATTGATGCAATGACTAAACTACTTAAACCCAAAGGCAAGCTTGTGTTTGTAATTATGGGACGTTTTTGCCTGGTGGAGTCTTTGTATTTCTTGTTTAAACTTAATTTAAAAAAAATATTTAGACGACTTTCTCGCTCCGGGATTAGCACTACAATTAATGATATTACATTCAATACTTATTATTATTCTCCTAAGAAAATAAAACAATTAACCGGTGCTAGTTTTAAAATGTTAAGGTTGAGAGGCGTTGGAATTTTACTTCCTCCATCTTATTTGAGCAATAAGTTTTCATCTAAACTCACAAATATAATTTATGGGGTTGATTTGTTTTTGAGTAGATTTAGTTGGTCAGCCTATATTAGCGACCATTATTATATTGAACTAGAAAAGACTAAGTAG
- a CDS encoding FkbM family methyltransferase → MKKHSELLTNKTITIFDVGASGGFIDLPLLHKHISIYAFEPQPESYELLEKKYSENNFKSATLFNIALSNKIGTGIFYKATHHSMSSLLQPDNENFKTNFNRITNSKTWISNIDTKATITVDLSTIDSIASQNKIENIDFLKLDTQGTELDIIKGAEELIKNKKISIIKSEVLFTPVYKNQNYFSELDIYLRSNGYQFIDCHFYPEIAQRENKFAIGNKVVEKPKMMQNGDAFYVLDFTKIRNPDKDKLLKSGIILASLGFYSNATTLLEQYGMKKNEIKNLLLEFTDISFKNTIKSALKRITPPIIAYWYSRIKFYKNLYSF, encoded by the coding sequence ATGAAAAAACACTCTGAGTTACTCACCAATAAAACAATAACCATTTTTGATGTTGGTGCAAGTGGTGGATTCATAGATTTACCTCTCCTACATAAACATATTTCTATTTATGCATTTGAACCACAACCAGAATCATACGAACTATTAGAAAAAAAATACAGCGAGAATAATTTCAAATCGGCTACGCTATTTAATATTGCATTGTCAAACAAAATTGGCACGGGTATTTTTTACAAAGCAACGCATCACAGTATGAGTTCGTTGCTGCAACCGGACAACGAAAATTTTAAAACCAATTTTAATAGAATAACGAATAGTAAAACCTGGATAAGCAATATTGACACAAAAGCCACTATTACTGTTGATTTAAGTACAATTGATAGTATTGCAAGTCAGAATAAAATTGAAAACATCGATTTTTTAAAATTAGATACGCAAGGCACAGAGCTAGATATTATTAAAGGTGCAGAGGAGCTCATTAAGAATAAGAAGATAAGTATTATTAAATCAGAAGTTTTATTTACGCCTGTTTATAAAAATCAAAATTACTTTTCAGAACTAGATATTTATTTAAGAAGCAATGGATATCAATTTATCGACTGTCATTTTTATCCGGAAATTGCGCAGAGAGAGAACAAATTTGCAATTGGAAACAAGGTAGTTGAAAAGCCAAAAATGATGCAGAATGGCGATGCATTTTATGTTCTTGATTTTACTAAAATACGTAACCCAGATAAGGATAAACTCCTTAAATCGGGAATTATTTTAGCTTCACTTGGATTTTATAGTAATGCCACAACATTACTTGAACAATACGGAATGAAAAAAAATGAAATTAAAAATTTGCTTCTCGAATTCACAGACATAAGCTTCAAGAACACTATAAAATCTGCCTTAAAAAGAATTACACCGCCCATTATAGCTTATTGGTACTCGAGAATTAAATTTTACAAAAACCTATACTCCTTTTAA
- a CDS encoding helix-turn-helix domain-containing protein, with the protein MYFKSNIKFLRERKKFSQELTASALGVKRTTLNNYENGYAEPNLQLLVAFSEFYRISVDTLINVDLSIRSENQLAELESGNDSYMKGTKLRVLATTIDSTNKENIELVNIKAKAGYTQGYNDPEFVRTLPTFQLPFLSTEKKYRTFQIDGDSMHPIPHNSYITAEFVSNWHEVKDGHAYIVLTLNEGIVFKVLYNHARSKKKFLLHSLNKAYKPYEVAISDIKEIWKFVYYSSPELPEPIIEKDELVNSVANLQQDVYKLIDRVEASMDTK; encoded by the coding sequence ATGTATTTTAAGTCGAACATAAAATTTTTGCGAGAGCGAAAGAAGTTCTCGCAAGAGCTTACTGCTTCTGCGTTGGGTGTTAAAAGAACTACCTTAAATAACTACGAAAATGGATATGCCGAACCCAATTTACAGTTGCTAGTGGCTTTCTCCGAGTTTTATAGAATTTCAGTAGATACGCTTATCAATGTTGACTTATCCATTCGCTCCGAGAACCAGTTAGCGGAATTGGAATCGGGTAATGATTCGTACATGAAAGGTACAAAACTACGTGTATTAGCAACTACAATTGATAGCACCAATAAAGAAAATATTGAACTCGTAAACATAAAAGCAAAAGCAGGTTACACGCAAGGATATAACGATCCGGAGTTTGTAAGAACATTGCCAACTTTTCAATTACCTTTTTTATCTACTGAAAAAAAATATCGTACTTTTCAAATAGATGGCGATTCGATGCATCCAATACCTCATAATTCCTACATAACAGCCGAATTTGTTTCAAATTGGCACGAGGTAAAAGATGGTCATGCGTACATTGTTTTAACCCTTAATGAAGGAATTGTTTTTAAAGTGCTTTATAATCACGCCAGGTCGAAGAAAAAATTTTTGCTACACTCTTTAAATAAAGCATATAAACCCTATGAAGTAGCTATTTCGGATATAAAGGAAATATGGAAGTTTGTATATTATTCCAGTCCTGAATTACCCGAACCAATTATAGAAAAAGATGAGTTGGTAAATTCAGTTGCAAATTTGCAGCAGGATGTTTATAAGCTCATCGATAGAGTAGAAGCTAGTATGGATACTAAATAA
- a CDS encoding MBOAT family protein: protein MELNSSLFLVWIFPIFLLLYLLEKKQWRNKYLLFVSILFYAWSEPKFIFAILFTTFLDFHLVNAMSRIESSTKRTIFLVASISINIGLLVYFKYFNFFIESFNYVLKPLGVGELSYISYLLPLGISFYTFETITYVVDVYRKEHKPQQNFSDYLLYILLFPKMVAGPIIRYSEIASQIEDRSSFETTQNRLNGFYRFCLGLSKKELIANQLAYYYVDKIFYINPTELDGPTAWLGIIAYTFQIYFDFSGYSDMAIGLGRMIGFKFPENFDNPYISTSITEFWRRWHITLGKWMKNYIYIPLGGNQKGTGRTYLNLWIVFILSGLWHKGSWCFILWGIYHGSLLVMERLFIKKEHSDSFPKVILTFILIAFGSVLFRIDNISEAFDYYKALFFSNNNSFIFPEIDFWIPFFLAIIFSFWGFFKFGKQLQNIFYTEVKENSLNILLTISSCILFVISLSYITQSGFYPFIYFRF, encoded by the coding sequence ATGGAACTCAATAGTAGTCTATTTCTTGTATGGATATTTCCTATTTTTCTTCTGCTATATCTTTTGGAGAAAAAGCAATGGAGAAATAAATATCTGCTGTTTGTAAGCATTTTGTTTTACGCATGGTCTGAACCTAAATTTATTTTCGCAATTCTATTTACCACTTTTCTGGATTTTCATTTGGTAAATGCAATGAGCAGAATAGAAAGCTCAACGAAAAGAACAATTTTTTTGGTTGCTTCAATCTCCATCAATATTGGCTTATTGGTATATTTTAAATATTTCAATTTTTTTATAGAAAGTTTCAATTATGTCTTAAAACCATTGGGTGTAGGCGAACTGAGCTATATTAGCTATTTACTTCCGTTGGGTATCTCTTTTTATACATTTGAAACAATAACTTATGTAGTTGACGTATATAGAAAAGAACATAAGCCACAACAAAATTTTTCGGATTATCTTTTGTACATCCTATTATTTCCTAAAATGGTGGCAGGTCCAATTATAAGGTATAGTGAGATTGCTAGCCAAATTGAGGACAGAAGCAGCTTTGAAACAACACAAAATAGATTAAATGGATTTTATCGGTTTTGCCTTGGACTTTCTAAAAAGGAACTCATCGCAAATCAGTTGGCATATTATTATGTAGATAAAATATTTTATATAAATCCTACAGAACTCGATGGCCCTACCGCATGGTTGGGTATAATTGCATATACTTTTCAAATATACTTCGATTTTTCCGGCTACAGCGATATGGCAATTGGTCTTGGAAGAATGATTGGATTTAAGTTTCCTGAAAATTTTGATAATCCATATATCTCAACGAGCATAACCGAATTTTGGAGACGTTGGCATATAACCTTAGGAAAGTGGATGAAAAATTATATTTACATTCCATTGGGAGGCAACCAAAAAGGGACTGGAAGAACTTATTTAAATCTTTGGATTGTGTTTATTCTATCCGGATTGTGGCATAAAGGCTCGTGGTGTTTTATTCTTTGGGGTATTTATCATGGGTCATTGTTAGTAATGGAACGTTTATTTATAAAAAAAGAACATTCGGATTCATTTCCTAAGGTAATTTTGACATTCATTCTGATTGCATTTGGCTCTGTTCTATTTAGAATTGACAATATTAGTGAGGCATTTGACTATTACAAAGCATTATTCTTTTCAAATAACAACAGTTTTATTTTTCCGGAAATAGACTTTTGGATTCCGTTTTTTCTTGCAATTATATTTTCCTTTTGGGGATTTTTCAAATTTGGTAAGCAATTACAAAACATATTCTATACTGAAGTAAAAGAAAATAGTTTAAATATCTTACTTACTATTTCATCTTGTATCTTATTTGTAATTTCACTAAGCTATATAACCCAATCCGGCTTTTATCCTTTTATTTATTTTAGATTTTAA
- the rsmG gene encoding 16S rRNA (guanine(527)-N(7))-methyltransferase RsmG: MDSAQLIFTYFPNLSTTQVAQIELLGELYADWNQKINVISRADIDFFYERHVLHSLALAKFISFKSETSVLDLGTGGGFPGIPLAILFPNVKFHLVDSINKKIKVVSEVSSALGLTNLTCEHGRVEQLQSKYDFVVTRAVAEFQMLVNWTRGKIKPNSFNEIKNGIIALKGGDLTEELAAFTKVRVIPISDYFSEPFFETKKIVYA; the protein is encoded by the coding sequence ATGGATAGCGCTCAACTCATTTTTACATACTTCCCAAACTTATCTACAACACAAGTAGCTCAGATAGAATTATTGGGTGAATTGTATGCCGATTGGAATCAAAAAATTAATGTAATATCAAGGGCTGATATTGATTTTTTTTATGAGCGACATGTACTACACTCCCTTGCTCTAGCAAAATTTATTTCATTTAAAAGTGAAACCTCCGTGTTGGATTTAGGAACCGGAGGTGGATTTCCTGGAATTCCGTTAGCTATACTATTTCCAAATGTAAAATTCCATTTAGTAGATTCAATTAATAAAAAAATAAAGGTAGTTTCCGAAGTGTCGTCTGCCTTAGGATTGACCAACTTAACTTGCGAGCATGGTAGAGTAGAGCAATTACAATCTAAGTACGACTTTGTGGTAACTCGTGCAGTGGCAGAATTTCAAATGTTAGTTAATTGGACGCGAGGAAAAATAAAACCAAATTCGTTTAATGAAATAAAAAATGGAATAATTGCATTGAAAGGAGGCGATTTAACTGAAGAATTAGCCGCCTTTACTAAAGTACGTGTGATTCCTATATCAGACTATTTTTCTGAACCTTTTTTTGAAACAAAAAAAATAGTGTATGCTTGA
- a CDS encoding B12-binding domain-containing radical SAM protein has translation MKVILSHGYFLEEDPKEKEIMKPYPPLGILYVSAFLDKNNIENSVFDSTFSSFSLFKEHLLKEKPNILALYVNLMTKVNIVKIIRFVKSTKELSGTKIILGGPEVRYHAANFLAVGANFIVIGEGEETMLELVTKLADSSTNYESIKSIAFLNSEGTIVYTPERVLIKNIDELSVPARHKVDLTNYFKAWESKHGYSVLSVSTMRGCPYTCKWCSRAVYGQTYRRRSAKLVVDELEYLTKQYARNTFWFVDDVFTVSHKWLEQFNSEIKARNLKIKYECITRADRMNEEVIKLLQSSGCFRVWIGAESGSQDVIDRMDRRVNVEKVREMIQLTKKYYVEAGTFIMLGYEGEQEKDIIETANHLKSSNPDYYTITIAYPIKGTPFYTDTEHKFLQKLNWETTTDRDIDFKRTYSRKYYDYAVRWVYNEVAANKATRLNARVRFIYAKTKSWVLRFAMHYEKLKGV, from the coding sequence GTGAAAGTTATACTATCTCACGGATATTTTTTAGAGGAAGACCCAAAGGAAAAGGAAATAATGAAACCTTATCCTCCGTTGGGTATTTTGTATGTATCTGCTTTTTTAGACAAGAACAATATAGAGAATTCTGTATTCGACTCCACATTTTCTTCTTTTTCGCTATTTAAGGAACATTTACTTAAGGAAAAACCCAATATTCTTGCCTTGTATGTCAATCTAATGACAAAGGTAAACATTGTAAAAATTATTCGGTTTGTTAAATCAACCAAAGAATTGTCCGGAACTAAAATTATTTTAGGAGGACCGGAAGTACGTTATCATGCTGCTAATTTTTTAGCAGTAGGTGCAAACTTTATTGTTATTGGTGAAGGCGAAGAAACTATGTTAGAATTGGTAACTAAATTGGCAGATTCTTCTACAAATTACGAGAGTATAAAAAGTATTGCATTTTTAAATTCTGAAGGTACTATTGTTTATACCCCGGAAAGAGTTTTAATTAAAAATATAGATGAACTGTCTGTTCCTGCTAGACATAAAGTTGATTTAACAAACTACTTTAAAGCATGGGAGAGCAAACACGGTTATTCCGTGCTATCTGTTAGCACTATGAGAGGATGCCCTTACACCTGTAAATGGTGCAGCAGAGCTGTTTATGGGCAAACATATAGGCGCAGAAGTGCAAAATTAGTTGTTGATGAACTTGAATATTTAACTAAGCAATATGCAAGAAATACATTTTGGTTTGTAGATGATGTATTTACTGTAAGTCATAAATGGTTAGAGCAATTTAATAGTGAGATTAAAGCAAGAAATTTAAAAATAAAGTACGAATGCATTACACGTGCAGATAGAATGAATGAAGAAGTGATAAAATTGCTCCAATCATCCGGATGTTTTCGTGTTTGGATTGGTGCAGAAAGTGGTTCTCAGGATGTAATTGATAGAATGGATAGGCGTGTGAATGTAGAAAAAGTTAGAGAAATGATTCAGCTTACCAAAAAGTATTACGTTGAAGCCGGAACATTCATAATGCTTGGATATGAGGGAGAACAAGAAAAAGACATTATAGAAACTGCAAACCACTTAAAGAGTTCAAATCCGGATTATTATACAATAACGATTGCTTATCCTATAAAAGGAACTCCATTTTATACTGATACAGAACATAAATTTTTACAAAAACTTAATTGGGAAACAACTACAGATAGAGATATAGATTTTAAAAGAACCTATTCTCGAAAATATTATGATTATGCTGTTAGATGGGTTTATAACGAAGTAGCCGCAAACAAGGCAACGCGATTAAATGCCAGAGTTAGATTTATCTATGCTAAAACTAAATCATGGGTTCTACGATTTGCAATGCACTATGAAAAATTAAAAGGAGTATAG
- a CDS encoding nucleotidyltransferase domain-containing protein: MLDNNAKSILKTLLYYDIFNYPLTLDEIANYVSDESILAKSIEELKIQNLLLYNSPYYGLNNMEENVKRRTIANEFAAAIMPKAIKSAKVMAKFPFVQGVCISGSLSKKYFDEKSDVDFFIITKPNRLWLCRTLLMLYKKVFLFNSRKYFCANYFVSEENLEIPDKNIFTAVEIATLLPVHNYELYKQFFNANNWIREYFPNSKEYSTEYIIDGNTLKSKKFTEYLLGSYLGELLDKLAFRVTIFYWKRKFKNFNEQEFDLHLRSRKNVSKHHPQGMQKKVIDLYSNKIADFEKKGIVIS; encoded by the coding sequence ATGCTTGATAATAATGCAAAAAGCATACTAAAAACGTTATTGTATTATGACATATTTAATTATCCACTCACACTGGATGAGATAGCGAATTATGTGTCAGACGAGTCTATTCTTGCAAAATCAATAGAAGAACTTAAAATTCAAAATTTGTTATTGTACAATTCTCCTTATTATGGATTGAATAATATGGAGGAGAATGTTAAAAGAAGAACCATTGCAAACGAATTTGCTGCGGCTATAATGCCTAAAGCTATTAAGTCGGCAAAAGTTATGGCGAAGTTTCCGTTTGTACAAGGAGTTTGTATTTCGGGTTCATTGTCTAAGAAATATTTTGACGAAAAATCGGATGTTGATTTTTTTATAATAACAAAACCTAATAGACTTTGGTTGTGTAGAACACTTCTAATGTTATATAAAAAAGTGTTTTTGTTTAATTCCAGAAAATACTTTTGTGCAAATTATTTTGTATCCGAAGAGAATTTGGAAATTCCTGATAAAAATATTTTTACTGCAGTGGAGATTGCAACTTTACTTCCCGTGCATAATTATGAACTATACAAGCAATTTTTCAATGCAAATAACTGGATAAGAGAATATTTTCCGAATAGTAAAGAATATTCAACCGAATATATTATTGACGGAAATACACTCAAAAGCAAGAAGTTCACGGAGTATTTACTCGGTTCGTACCTAGGAGAATTACTCGACAAGTTGGCTTTTAGGGTTACCATTTTTTATTGGAAAAGAAAATTTAAAAATTTTAATGAACAGGAGTTCGATTTGCACCTTCGCTCTAGAAAGAATGTATCGAAACATCATCCGCAAGGAATGCAAAAAAAAGTAATTGATTTGTATTCGAATAAAATTGCAGATTTTGAAAAGAAAGGCATCGTTATATCATGA